A segment of the Halovivax limisalsi genome:
TGCTCTCGCGACCGTCGGTCCTCCTGCTCGACGAACCGCTGGCCGACGTCGACGAGTTCTCCAGGCGCAAGATCCTCGACTTCTTCGCCGACTACGCCGACGACGACCGGACGATCGTGGTCTCCTCGCACAACGCCGCGGCCTTCGAGGGACTGTACGACCGCGTGACGATCCTGCTGGACGGCGAACTCCGCGCCGACGGCGCCCCCGACGATCCGCGCGTCGGGAAGTACCGGCGGTACTACGGGTAGGAATCCGAGCGGGTCGGCACCCAGACTCGGGTCCACCTTCACACGTACAGGCCAGCAGTCATGGTCACGCGCTCGTGAGTGCCACGCGTGTCAACCGTTTCGCCCGCCCAGCGCGATCGCCCGACGCAGTACTACTACGACTCGGCGACCGACCGCGTCGACGTCGTCCTCGACGTCTCGCCGGCCCACCGCGAGGACCTGACGGTGCTCGTCGGCGAGGAGCGACTCGAGGTCCACATCGACGCGGACGAGGGCGTCGACGAACGAGCGTTCCGGACGCCGACGGCCGACTGGACGTTCGGCGAGGATCACGAGGCCGTCTACAACAACGGCGTCCTGACGGTCTCCGTCGAGACGTCCGACGCGACGGCCGACGGCGGCGAGATCATCGACGGCGACGACTGAATCCGCTCGCCACTCCTGCGATCGAATCTCCGCTCGTGGTGCCCGGTGACCGCGCACCGACGCAGCGTTCGGCAGTCCCGTCGTCGAGCGGGACACTCATGGTGATGGCCCACGCTGGATTCCACGATGAGCTGGGAGGACCAGTGGCCGGGCGAACCCTACCGGATCGAGGAGACCGGTCGAATCCCCGACGCCTCGCCGTTTCGCGTGGCGCTGAAGCGATCGGCCTGCGAGGCCGCCCCGGAGATCGAGACGCTTCGCGAGCGCGCCGGCGACGTCCTCGAGTACGAGAGCCGGGCCGACGCCGTCTCGAAACTCGTCCACGCGGTCGAGGGGCCGGGGCTCCGGCTGCAACAGCCCGCGCCGAACGATCCGGCCGACGTCGACGCCTACCTGGTGTCGGTCAGAGAGCCCCGACCGGGTCCCGACGATCGCGGGGATCCGGCGGCCGGCTGGACGTTCGGCACCCGCGCCCAGCAGGTGGGCGCGCTCGCGGAAGCGCTCTTTTCGGCCTACCGATTCGATCCGCCGCCGATCGTCGCCTACGCCGCCCGGGATCTCGGCCTCGCGCCGGTCGACATCCGCGTCGCCGTCGAGGACGATCCGGATCGCGTGGGCGGGCTCGACCCGGAGGTCGACGGCGGCTGGCACCCCGACGTGGCGTTTACCGTCCGCGAGCGGACCGACGGGGAGAGCGTCGACGGATCCACGCTGAAACGCTACGTCGCCGAGGTGAAACACGGCTCGACCAGCTTCGAGCGCAACCAGCGAGCTGGCATGGAGCGCCTCGCCGCGCGCGACGCGAAGCTCGACGTGCTCGTCATCCGGGTCGACCTCGCCTCGATACCCCAATCGTACGACCTGACGATCCGCTCGATCGACGACGTCCGGCCGCCGGGGTAAGCACCGCACCGTCGCACCGGGAGGCGCCTCGCGTCGCCCTGGGAGGCCCCGCCGTCACTGCGGTCGACGAGGGATCGTCACCGGCGCGGCCCGAGCGGACTACTCGTCTTCGAGGAGGCCGAGATCCTCGACGACGAGGTCCGCGAGCTCGTCTTTCAGGGCGGGATCGACTTCGGCGATCGACTCGCCGTCGTGGTGGTGTTCGTTGTGGCGCGTTACCGCGTCGGCGACGTCCGGAAGGGCGACCCGCGATTCCGTGTCGCACGCTTCACAGAGTATCGGGACTGTCGGCTCGTCGTCGCTCATGCGCCACCGTTCGTCGGCCGTCCAATAAACCGCACCGATCGCTCGTCGCCACCCCGATCGCTCGCCGCTGCAGTTCGATCGCGACTCGAGCCGCCGGTTCGACCACACCGTTTCGCTCGCGGTCCGGTCCACTTGCGTCTCTCTCTCGCCCCGATCGAACCGTTCCGTGCTCGGTCCTCTCGCCCGCCGCTTGCCTCGATGCCCGCGTTCACCGACGTTGCCAGTGCAGGCTCGGTGTATTCCCGGGACTCACTCCTTTGTGGGCGTATGTACGATCACGTCCTGGTCCCGACCGACGACAGCGAGACCTCTCGGCGAGCCGTCGACCACGCCGTCTCCCTCGCGAGCGAGTTCGGCGCGACGGTTCACGGCCTCTCCGTCGTCGAGAGCACGGGGACGAGCCAGCGCGACCAGCTGCGGGCGGATCTCGAGGACGAAGCGCGGGCGGCCGTCGACGTCGTCGAGGAGGCGGCCGCCGGTGCCGGACTGGAGTGTACCACGACGGTCCGGGAGGGGCCGCCGGCCGAGGAGATCCGCGACCACATGGCCCAGTACGAGTTCGACCTGATCGTCGTGGGGACCGAGAATCGGACGGGCCTCGATCGCGTCCTCGATCACAGCGTCGCGGAGGACATCCTCGAACACTCGATCGTGCCGGTGTTGACGGTGCCGGGTCCGGAGTGAGCCCCGCAACGCCGACTGCACGGCCCGGCGAAGACCGTCGGCGCGTCGCGACGAGCGCTCGGCAACCGTTACGCTTCGGCGTCGCGGACCGTCACGTCGCCCGAGAGCGTCGTGTTGTGATACGGCATGTCGATGCCCTCGGCGTCGAAGCGTTTCTTGACGGCCTCGACGAAGGTAAACTGGGTGGGCTTGTAGCCGGACCTCGAGGGGTCGATCCAGAGGCGTCCCGAGAGGACGACCGCCGAGTCGCCGAGCTCGACGACCGGCGCGCTCGGAGCCGGTTCGTCGAGCGTGGCGTCGATCTTCGACGCCTCGTCGAGGATGACCTCGCGCGCGTGGTCGATGTCGTCGTCGTAACCGATGCCGAAGCCGTAAGTGACGCGCACCGTCTCGTTCGCGACGGGGTTGGTGACCGCCGCGTTCGCGAGATCGCTGTTGGGGACCGTAACTACCTCGTTGTCGAACGTCTCGACCTTGGTGACGCGCAACTGGATGTCACGGACGCGGCCGCTCTCGTCGTCCCACTTGATCCAGTCGCCGATCCGGAACGGCTTGTCCTGTAAGATGAAGATCCCGGCGACGAAGTTGGCGATGAGGTCCTGGGTCGCAAAGCCGACGGCGAGCGCGAGCGCGCCGCCGAGGACCGCGAACGACGAGAGCACGACGCCGAACCCGGCGACCGTCGCCGCCAGCGCGATCGCCACGACGAGCGTCACGATGACGCTCACCCGGACGGCCGTGTTCACGATCGCCGGCTCGTAACCCCGCCGGCGGAGCCCCTCGCGGACGAAGCGCCTGACGAACAGTTTACCGACGCCGTACAGGACGAGAAACGAGACGACGAACAACGCGGCCGTAATGGCCGCCTCGACGACCATCGATACGTACCGTTGCGGGTCGAGCGCGGATTCCGTCGATAGCGGGCCCAGCATTCCCGGAGCACTCTCGGGCCGAACCAATTAGTCGTTTCGTCGGACGGTCGAGCGCGCTGACCGTCCCGAGCGGCGGTCGGGCGCGGCATTCGGCCGTCGTCGTGCGCGCCGCGACGGCCGTGTCACGGCGATCGCGAGTCACGGTTCCCGGGCCGGGGTCGGCGTCGGCTCGCGCTGTCGGTCGAGCGCGAGCACGCGCCGGTCCGGGAGGGTCGGGTCGGGTTTCCGCCCGATCGTGAGCAGCCGCTCGGTCAGCGTGAGCTCTTCGGGGGCGGGCGTCGGTTTCTCGATGGCCTCGAAGGAGACGGCGATCCCGCCGGCCTCGGCGGCGATGCGCACCGCGGCCAGCTGGTACGTCGGGTAGAACACCGGCGGCAGGAGCCCGGTGACGCCGTCGAGGCGGTGGAGCCGCTTGAGCCACGTTCCGGTGTTGACCAGCAGGCCGTCGCCGACGCGCCGGAGCGAAGGCCGGTGCGTGTGGCCGTAACAGAAGACGGCCGTCTCCGGCCGTTCGTCGAAGATCTCCCGAGCGGCCGCCTCGTACGGTTTCTCGGCGTCGACGGTGAGGTCGGCGTCGAAGACGCCGAAGCGATCGATCGTCCGTTTGACGTCGTACTGGACCAGATAGAGCGGCACCGCGAGCAACAGCAGCAGGCCGGCGGCCGCGATATTCGCGGCCAGAAATGCGTAGGCCGCCGAGCCGGCCATGCCGAAGTTTCCGAGGAAGGCCCGGGCCGCCTCGATCGGCAGCGATTCGACGCCGAGGCGGTCGAGGCCGACGAGGATCGCCAGGAGCGCGCTGACGTTGAACAGCAGGAGAAACGGCACGATGGCGTAGCGAAGCACCGGGTTCATCTCCCGGTAGACGTACTTCGAGAGGATCCACAGCGGGAGCCACTCCGTGGGGGTCACCGCCTGGACGTCCTTGAGCCAGTTGAACCGGCCGCGATCCGAGAGGGCGCCGGCGCGGCTGACGACGCGGGTGTTGTAGTGATAGCCCAGCGGCGAGGCGTGCGGGTTGCCCCAGTCTTCGATGCGGTTGTTCGGATCGCGCTGGTGGCCGTGTTCGAAGTGGATCGCCGCCTCGCCGACGGAGCGGGTGATCGAGGGCTCCTGGACGACGTCGACGTTGTACGCGGCGAAGCGATCGACGTACTCGTCGTGGGCCGCCAGTTCGTGGTCGTGATTGCCGGGGACGAGCGTGATCGGCGCGGTCTCGCCGGTCGCGCGCAACTGCGCGAAGAGGTCGGGGTAGGTGGCTTCGAGCCGATCGAACTTCTCGACGCCGCGGGTGTCGGTGAACTCCCAGAGCCCGAACGCGTCCCCGTTGATGACGA
Coding sequences within it:
- a CDS encoding mechanosensitive ion channel family protein is translated as MLGPLSTESALDPQRYVSMVVEAAITAALFVVSFLVLYGVGKLFVRRFVREGLRRRGYEPAIVNTAVRVSVIVTLVVAIALAATVAGFGVVLSSFAVLGGALALAVGFATQDLIANFVAGIFILQDKPFRIGDWIKWDDESGRVRDIQLRVTKVETFDNEVVTVPNSDLANAAVTNPVANETVRVTYGFGIGYDDDIDHAREVILDEASKIDATLDEPAPSAPVVELGDSAVVLSGRLWIDPSRSGYKPTQFTFVEAVKKRFDAEGIDMPYHNTTLSGDVTVRDAEA
- a CDS encoding metallophosphoesterase — encoded protein: MAAGDRDGDRVPPEDRVYYVISDLHIGGDEQLEEVEFIDELIAFLERIERADEPIELVINGDAFGLWEFTDTRGVEKFDRLEATYPDLFAQLRATGETAPITLVPGNHDHELAAHDEYVDRFAAYNVDVVQEPSITRSVGEAAIHFEHGHQRDPNNRIEDWGNPHASPLGYHYNTRVVSRAGALSDRGRFNWLKDVQAVTPTEWLPLWILSKYVYREMNPVLRYAIVPFLLLFNVSALLAILVGLDRLGVESLPIEAARAFLGNFGMAGSAAYAFLAANIAAAGLLLLLAVPLYLVQYDVKRTIDRFGVFDADLTVDAEKPYEAAAREIFDERPETAVFCYGHTHRPSLRRVGDGLLVNTGTWLKRLHRLDGVTGLLPPVFYPTYQLAAVRIAAEAGGIAVSFEAIEKPTPAPEELTLTERLLTIGRKPDPTLPDRRVLALDRQREPTPTPAREP
- a CDS encoding Hsp20/alpha crystallin family protein, encoding MSTVSPAQRDRPTQYYYDSATDRVDVVLDVSPAHREDLTVLVGEERLEVHIDADEGVDERAFRTPTADWTFGEDHEAVYNNGVLTVSVETSDATADGGEIIDGDD
- a CDS encoding universal stress protein is translated as MYDHVLVPTDDSETSRRAVDHAVSLASEFGATVHGLSVVESTGTSQRDQLRADLEDEARAAVDVVEEAAAGAGLECTTTVREGPPAEEIRDHMAQYEFDLIVVGTENRTGLDRVLDHSVAEDILEHSIVPVLTVPGPE